One part of the Raphanus sativus cultivar WK10039 chromosome 7, ASM80110v3, whole genome shotgun sequence genome encodes these proteins:
- the LOC108814666 gene encoding uncharacterized protein LOC108814666 isoform X1, giving the protein MFSSSKLQPPKPAIFVNPIFKQGFIGKSPPFRRRYTLRRASLRFAKVSDSIASPSHSNPHESSSESSSRLTSSVGQPPLQLSQWTLTPQRHFVLLNVVACVTAISASWLFLAAIPTLLAFKKAAESLEKLLDVTREELPDTMAALRLSGMEISDLTMELSDLGQGITQGVKSSTRAIRVAEDRLRRFTNMNPVASMQEEEEVMHQTKRKETEPAVARAARNFKEGIVKGRSLWQLFFTFARFSKTATSYLAKRVKQ; this is encoded by the exons ATGTTCTCCTCTTCGAAACTGCAACCGCCCAAACCTGCAATCTTCGTGAATCCGATTTTCAAACAAGGATTCATCGGCAAAAGTCCTCCGTTCCGCCGCCGGTACACTCTCCGGCGAGCCTCTCTGCGATTCGCCAAGGTTTCGGACTCAATCGCGTCTCCATCGCACTCGAATCCGCACGAATCTTCTTCCGAATCGTCGTCCCGTCTGACCTCTTCCGTTGGACAACCTCCTCTCCAACTCTCTCAGTGGACGCTCACGCCGCAGAGACACTTCGTCTTGCTCAACGTCGTCGCTTGCGTT ACGGCGATCTCAGCATCATGGCTATTCTTAGCTGCGATTCCTACTCTTCTG GCTTTCAAGAAAGCAGCAGAGTCGCTTGAGAAGCTTTTGGATGTAACCAGAGAAGAGTTACCCGATACAATGGCTGCTCTTCGCTTATCAGGGATGGAGATCAGTGACTTAACTATGGAGCTTAGTGATTTAgg CCAAGGCATCACTCAAGGTGTTAAAAGCTCAACACGGGCTATTCGCGTGGCTGAAGATAGACTAAGGCGGTTTACTAACATGAATCCAG TAGCTTCAatgcaggaggaggaggaggtgatgCATCAGACCAAGAGAAAGGAAACAGAACCAGCGGTGGCTAGAGCAGCGAGGAACTTCAAGGAAGGGATCGTTAAGGGACGTTCTTTATGGCAGTTGTTCTTCACATTCGCTCGCTTCTCCAAAACCGCCACGAGTTATTTGGCGAAGCGAGTTAAGCAGTAG
- the LOC108815208 gene encoding probable ferredoxin-4, chloroplastic, whose translation MVQLVLSCSIKPPLISPSRSRLMTTLKKPYALSFSPSSRGNRVKVFATASRRVKLINTEGEGREIEVVEDSCILESAENAGMELPYSCRSGTCGTCCGKIVSGKVDQSLGSFIDEEQIQKGYVLTCVAQPLEDCVVYTHK comes from the coding sequence ATGGTTCAATTAGTGCTGTCATGCAGCATCAAACCTCCTCTAATATCACCATCACGTTCTCGGCTTATGACCACGCTCAAGAAGCCTTATGCTCTGTCTTTTTCCCCGTCGTCGAGAGGCAATCGTGTGAAGGTGTTTGCAACGGCGTCTCGTAGAGTGAAGCTGATTAATACGGAGGGAGAGGGGCGGGAGATCGAAGTAGTCGAAGATAGTTGCATACTTGAATCGGCGGAGAACGCGGGAATGGAACTGCCGTACTCTTGTAGGTCAGGGACTTGTGGGACTTGTTGCGGGAAGATAGTGTCTGGAAAAGTGGATCAGTCGCTAGGTTCTTTCATTGACGAAGAGCAGATTCAGAAGGGTTACGTCCTCACTTGCGTCGCACAACCATTAGAGGACTGTGTCGTCTACACACACAAGTAG
- the LOC108814666 gene encoding uncharacterized protein LOC108814666 isoform X3 encodes MFSSSKLQPPKPAIFVNPIFKQGFIGKSPPFRRRYTLRRASLRFAKVSDSIASPSHSNPHESSSESSSRLTSSVGQPPLQLSQWTLTPQRHFVLLNVVACVTAISASWLFLAAIPTLLAFKKAAESLEKLLDVTREELPDTMAALRLSGMEISDLTMELSDLGQGITQGVKSSTRAIRVAEDRLRRFTNMNPGGGGGDASDQEKGNRTSGG; translated from the exons ATGTTCTCCTCTTCGAAACTGCAACCGCCCAAACCTGCAATCTTCGTGAATCCGATTTTCAAACAAGGATTCATCGGCAAAAGTCCTCCGTTCCGCCGCCGGTACACTCTCCGGCGAGCCTCTCTGCGATTCGCCAAGGTTTCGGACTCAATCGCGTCTCCATCGCACTCGAATCCGCACGAATCTTCTTCCGAATCGTCGTCCCGTCTGACCTCTTCCGTTGGACAACCTCCTCTCCAACTCTCTCAGTGGACGCTCACGCCGCAGAGACACTTCGTCTTGCTCAACGTCGTCGCTTGCGTT ACGGCGATCTCAGCATCATGGCTATTCTTAGCTGCGATTCCTACTCTTCTG GCTTTCAAGAAAGCAGCAGAGTCGCTTGAGAAGCTTTTGGATGTAACCAGAGAAGAGTTACCCGATACAATGGCTGCTCTTCGCTTATCAGGGATGGAGATCAGTGACTTAACTATGGAGCTTAGTGATTTAgg CCAAGGCATCACTCAAGGTGTTAAAAGCTCAACACGGGCTATTCGCGTGGCTGAAGATAGACTAAGGCGGTTTACTAACATGAATCCAG gaggaggaggaggtgatgCATCAGACCAAGAGAAAGGAAACAGAACCAGCGGTGGCTAG
- the LOC108817277 gene encoding protein HEAT INTOLERANT 4 — protein MKKGAKRRGASKAGGGRKGAAVAERQNDEVIAESLEASTQEESQQQPKEAVAEENGEEVKENQEEEVKPEEPDSSKQVDVASSSQQKEEEDVEVDKKKPAGRGGGKRKRTAKKDVEVKEEKKPAPRAKKARVAKPQEEPEYFEDERNLEGLWKAAFPVGTEWDKLDAVYQFNWDFKNLEEALEEGGLLHGKKVFVFGCTEPQLVPYKGANKIVLVPAVVAVESPFPPSDKIGVTSVQREIEEILPMKTMKMDWLPYIPFDKRGRQVDRMNFQIFVMTCTQRRAALRHMKEDRVKKYEYCLPYFYQPFKEDELEQSTEVQIMFPSEPPVVCEFDWEFDELEEFVDKLIEEEALSAEQKDEFKEYVKEQVRAAKKANREAREARKKAIEEMSEDTKQAFQSMKFYKFYPQPSPETPDVSGVKSPFINRYYGKAHQVL, from the exons ATGAAGAAAGGAGCGAAGAGAAGGGGTGCCTCCAAAGCAGGAGGTGGCCGCAAAGGTGCTGCTGTCGCGGAGAGACAGAACGACGAGGTGATTGCCGAGTCTCTCGAGGCGTCGACGCAGGAGGAGAGTCAACAACAGCCTAAGGAGGCAGTCGCCGAGGAGAACGGAGAAGAGGTCAAGGAGAATCAGGAAGAGGAAGTTAAACCGGAGGAGCCTGATTCGTCGAAGCAGGTCGATGTCGCTTCGTCTTCTCAgcaaaaggaggaggaggatgtaGAGGTAGATAAGAAGAAACCTGCTGGTCGAGGTGGTGGTAAGCGAAAGAGGACAGCGAAGAAGGATGTCGAAgtgaaggaggagaagaaacctgctcccagaGCTAAGAAAGCTCGAGTGGCTAAGCCACAGGAAGAGCCTGAGTACTTCGAGGATGAGCGTAATCTG gaGGGTTTGTGGAAGGCTGCATTTCCAGTGGGAACTGAG TGGGACAAGTTGGATGCAGTTTATCAATTCAATTGGGATTTCAAAAATCTTGAA GAAGCATTGGAGGAAGGTGGTTTGCTCCACGGGAAGAAGGTCTTTGTTTTTGGCTGTACGGAAC CTCAGTTAGTCCCTTACAAAGGCGCAAACAAGATTGTCCTTGTCCCGGCCGTTGTTGCT GTTGAGTCACCCTTTCCACCTTCTGATAAGATAGGAGTCACGTCGGTTCAGAGAGAGATTGAGGAAATCCTTCCAATGAAGACGATGAAAATGGACTGGCTTCCTTACATTCCGTTTGACAAAAG AGGTAGACAAGTTGATAGGATGAACTTTCAGATTTTTGTCATGACCTGTACACAGAGGAG AGCTGCTCTCAGACATATGAAGGAAGATCGTGTTAAGAAGTACGAGTACTGCCTTCCAT ATTTCTATCAGCCATTTAAGGAAGATGAACTCGAACAGAGTACTGAGGTCCAAATAATGTTCCCCTCTGAACCGCCG GTTGTATGTGAGTTTGATTGGGAGTTTGACGAACTTGAG GAATTTGTTGATAAACTGATTGAAGAGGAAGCCTTATCTGCAGAGCAAAAGGATGAGTTCAAA gAGTATGTCAAAGAGCAAGTTCGAGCTGCAAAGAAAGCTAATCGAGAG GCTAGAGAGGCCCGAAAGAAAGCAATAGAAGAAATGAGCGAAGATACTAAGCAAGCTTTTCAAAGCATGAAGTTCTACAAATTCTACCCTCAGCCTTCACCAGAAACACCAGATGTCAGTGGCGTCAAG TCGCCGTTCATCAACAGATACTATGGAAAGGCTCATCAAGTCCTTTGA
- the LOC108814666 gene encoding uncharacterized protein LOC108814666 isoform X2 yields MFSSSKLQPPKPAIFVNPIFKQGFIGKSPPFRRRYTLRRASLRFAKVSDSIASPSHSNPHESSSESSSRLTSSVGQPPLQLSQWTLTPQRHFVLLNVVACVTAISASWLFLAAIPTLLAFKKAAESLEKLLDVTREELPDTMAALRLSGMEISDLTMELSDLGQGITQGVKSSTRAIRVAEDRLRRFTNMNPASMQEEEEVMHQTKRKETEPAVARAARNFKEGIVKGRSLWQLFFTFARFSKTATSYLAKRVKQ; encoded by the exons ATGTTCTCCTCTTCGAAACTGCAACCGCCCAAACCTGCAATCTTCGTGAATCCGATTTTCAAACAAGGATTCATCGGCAAAAGTCCTCCGTTCCGCCGCCGGTACACTCTCCGGCGAGCCTCTCTGCGATTCGCCAAGGTTTCGGACTCAATCGCGTCTCCATCGCACTCGAATCCGCACGAATCTTCTTCCGAATCGTCGTCCCGTCTGACCTCTTCCGTTGGACAACCTCCTCTCCAACTCTCTCAGTGGACGCTCACGCCGCAGAGACACTTCGTCTTGCTCAACGTCGTCGCTTGCGTT ACGGCGATCTCAGCATCATGGCTATTCTTAGCTGCGATTCCTACTCTTCTG GCTTTCAAGAAAGCAGCAGAGTCGCTTGAGAAGCTTTTGGATGTAACCAGAGAAGAGTTACCCGATACAATGGCTGCTCTTCGCTTATCAGGGATGGAGATCAGTGACTTAACTATGGAGCTTAGTGATTTAgg CCAAGGCATCACTCAAGGTGTTAAAAGCTCAACACGGGCTATTCGCGTGGCTGAAGATAGACTAAGGCGGTTTACTAACATGAATCCAG CTTCAatgcaggaggaggaggaggtgatgCATCAGACCAAGAGAAAGGAAACAGAACCAGCGGTGGCTAGAGCAGCGAGGAACTTCAAGGAAGGGATCGTTAAGGGACGTTCTTTATGGCAGTTGTTCTTCACATTCGCTCGCTTCTCCAAAACCGCCACGAGTTATTTGGCGAAGCGAGTTAAGCAGTAG
- the LOC108817276 gene encoding probable inactive receptor kinase At5g10020, producing the protein MSPLHHTLAFCFISLLLLLGANAVTEPELRSLLEFRKGIRDEASNQRISWSATSSLTDPTTCPENWPGISCDPQTGSIVAINLDRLGLSGELKFSTLTGLTSLRNLTLSGNNFSGRVVPSLGAISSLQRLDLSDNGFYGPVPGRISDLWNLNHLNLSANKFSGGFPVGGFRNLQQLRSLDLRGNELWGDVREILPELRNVEFVDLSSNRFHGGLSSLSIENVSSVSNTLRHLNLSHNALNGGFFAADSIASFKSLEVVDLENNQINGELPRFGSQPGLRILRLARNQLFGTVPGELLQSSIPLRELDLSQNGFTGSISEINSTTLTLLNLSSNGLSGDLPSSFKTCLVVDLSGNAFSGDVSVVGKWEATPEFLDLSSNTLSGALPNFTNTFSRLSVLSIRNNSVSGGLPSLWDDDSGASSQFSVIDLSSNKFSGSIPQSFFAFASLRSLNLSMNSLEGPIPFRGSGASELMAISSDPQMELLDLSTNSLTGALPGDIGTMERIRVLNVANNKLSGELPSELNKLSDLEYLDLSNNDFNGQIPDKLPSGMARFNVSYNDLSGIIPESLRSYPHSSFYPGNSKLSLPGGTPPVGSSNGELAVHEKAGRHNHSRLSIKIAIIVASVGAALMVLFVLFVYHRTQLKDFHGRKNGATTRDAKFGRSTRPSFLNFTSNAEHHQSSSLSFSNDHLLTANSRSLSGIPGSEAEITEQCLPATTIPNLLDDYPAASGRKSSSGGGSPLSSPRFSDQPVMLDVYSPDRLAGELFFLDVSLKLTAEELSRAPAEVLGRSSHGTLYKATLDNGHMLTVKWLRVGLVRHKKDFAKEAKKIGSLKHPNIVPLRAYYWGPREQERLLLSDYLGGESLAMHLYETTPRRYSPMSFTQRLKVAVEVAQCLLYLHDRAMPHGNLKPTNIILTSPDNTVRITDYCIHRLMSSSGVAEQILNMSALGYSAPELASASKPVPTLKSDVYAFGVILMELLTRRSAGDIISGQSGAVDLTDWVRLCDQEGRRMDCIDRDIAGGEEFSKAMEDALAIAIRCIASVNERPNIRQVLDLLSSLSS; encoded by the exons ATGAGTCCTCTCCACCACACTCTCGCTTTCTGCTTcatctctctcctcctcctacTCGGCGCCAACGCGGTAACCGAGCCTGAGCTCCGATCTCTACTCGAGTTCCGCAAAGGCATCCGCGACGAGGCCTCCAACCAGCGCATCTCATGGTCCGCAACGAGCAGCCTAACCGACCCCACCACTTGCCCCGAGAACTGGCCCGGCATCTCCTGCGACCCACAAACCGGTTCAATCGTCGCCATTAATCTAGACCGGCTCGGTTTATCAGGAGAGCTCAAATTCAGCACCCTAACCGGCCTAACCTCCCTCCGCAACCTCACTCTCTCCGGAAACAACTTCTCGGGCCGGGTCGTCCCTTCCCTCGGAGCCATCTCCTCTCTCCAGCGCCTGGATCTGTCGGACAACGGGTTCTACGGACCCGTCCCGGGTCGGATCTCGGATCTCTGGAACCTCAACCACCTCAACCTCTCCGCCAACAAATTCTCCGGCGGGTTCCCGGTCGGCGGGTTCCGGAACCTCCAGCAGCTGAGATCTCTCGATTTGCGCGGGAACGAGCTCTGGGGAGACGTCCGGGAGATTCTCCCCGAGCTGAGGAACGTCGAGTTCGTCGACTTGAGCTCTAACCGCTTCCACGGCGGCTTGTCTTCTCTATCGATCGAAAACGTCTCCAGCGTCTCCAACACTCTCCGTCACTTGAACCTGAGCCACAACGCGTTGAACGGAGGTTTCTTCGCCGCCGATTCAATCGCTTCGTTCAAGAGCCTCGAGGTCGTCGATTTAGAGAACAACCAGATCAACGGCGAGCTGCCGCGTTTCGGATCGCAGCCTGGGTTGAGGATCTTGAGGCTCGCGCGTAACCAGCTGTTCGGTACAGTCCCTGGAGAGCTGCTGCAGAGCTCGATTCCGTTGCGAGAGCTTGATCTCAGTCAAAACGGTTTCACAG GATCAATTAGTGAAATCAATTCGACGACTTTAACTCTGTTGAATCTTTCCTCCAACGGCTTGTCCGGTGATCTTCCGTCGAGTTTCAAAACCTGCTTAGTGGTAGATCTGAGCGGGAACGCGTTTTCAGGAGATGTGTCTGTTGTCGGAAAGTGGGAGGCTACTCCAGAGTTTCTTGACTTGAGCTCAAACACCTTGTCGGGAGCCTTGCCGAACTTTACTAATACGTTTTCTAGGTTGAGCGTGTTGAGCATCAGGAATAACTCTGTCTCCGGTGGCTTGCCTTCTCTGTGGGATGATGATTCAGGGGCTTCTTCTCAGTTCTCCGTGATTGATCTAAGCTCTAATAAGTTCAGCGGCTCGATCCCGCAAAGCTTCTTCGCTTTTGCAAGCTTGAGGAGTTTGAACCTTTCTATGAATAGCTTGGAAGGGCCGATTCCTTTTCGCGGTTCGGGTGCTAGCGAGCTTATGGCTATAAGTTCTGATCCTCAGATGGAGTTGCTTGATCTCTCGACTAACTCTTTGACCGGTGCGTTACCCGGAGATATAGGTACGATGGAAAGAATCAGAGTGCTGAATGTTGCTAATAATAAGCTCTCCGGGGAGCTTCCAAGCGAACTCAACAAGCTTAGTGACCTTGAGTACCTTGACTTGTCGAACAATGATTTCAACGGTCAGATTCCTGACAAGCTCCCTTCCGGAATGGCGAGATTCAATGTGTCGTACAACGATTTATCAGGGATCATTCCTGAAAGCCTGAGAAGCTACCCGCATTCATCGTTCTATCCTGGTAACTCCAAGCTAAGTCTCCCAGGTGGGACTCCTCCAGTGGGTTCTTCTAACGGTGAGCTGGCTGTGCATGAGAAAGCGGGTCGTCATAATCATTCGAGGCTTAGCATTAAGATAGCTATCATCGTCGCTTCGGTTGGAGCAGCTCTTATGGttctctttgttttgtttgtctATCATCGAACACAGCTCAAGGACTTTCATGGGAGGAAGAACGGAGCCACGACTAGAGACGCCAAATTCGGACGCTCTACTCGTCCCTCCTTTCTCAACTTCACCTCAAACGCTGAACACCACCAGTCTTCATCTCTGAGCTTCTCTAACGACCACTTGCTCACCGCGAATTCACGGTCTTTATCCGGGATACCCGGGTCTGAAGCTGAGATAACCGAGCAGTGTTTACCCGCCACTACAATACCTAACCTCCTTGATGATTATCCCGCAGCATCTGGACGGAAGTCTTCTTCAGGAGGAGGCTCCCCTTTGTCTTCGCCTCGTTTTAGCGACCAGCCTGTGATGTTAGATGTTTACTCACCCGATCGTCTGGCTGGAGAACTCTTCTTTTTGGATGTCTCGTTAAAGCTAACAGCAGAGGAGCTATCACGAGCTCCTGCAGAAGTGCTAGGTAGAAGCAGCCACGGGACACTATACAAAGCGACTCTGGATAACGGGCATATGTTGACCGTGAAGTGGTTGAGAGTTGGACTCGTGAGGCACAAGAAAGATTTTGCGAAAGAAGCTAAAAAGATTGGTTCGTTGAAACATCCAAACATTGTCCCACTGCGAGCATACTATTGGGGTCCCAGAGAACAAGAAAGGCTTCTTCTCTCTGATTACTTGGGAGGAGAAAGCTTGGCCATGCATCTATACG AGACTACTCCTCGTAGGTATTCTCCAATGTCTTTCACCCAAAGACTAAAAGTTGCGGTTGAAGTTGCGCAGTGTCTTCTTTACCTTCACGATAGAGCGATGCCGCACGGGAACTTAAAGCCTACAAACATTATCCTCACGAGTCCTGACAACACAGTGCGGATAACGGATTACTGTATTCACCGTCTGATGAGTTCCTCTGGTGTAGCGGAACAGATCCTAAACATGAGTGCACTCGGTTACTCAGCTCCTGAACTTGCATCAGCTTCTAAACCAGTTCCAACGCTCAAATCCGATGTCTATGCGTTTGGAGTGATACTTATGGAGCTTCTGACTAGACGGAGCGCAGGTGACATAATCTCGGGTCAATCAGGAGCCGTTGATCTGACGGATTGGGTGAGGTTGTGTGATCAGGAAGGTAGGAGAATGGATTGCATAGACAGAGACATTGCAGGTGGGGAAGAATTCTCAAAGGCCATGGAGGATGCACTTGCTATTGCAATCAGGTGCATTGCCTCTGTAAATGAAAGGCCTAACATCAGACAAGTTCTTGATCTTCTTAGCTCATTATCTTcttga
- the LOC108814667 gene encoding elicitor peptide 5, with translation MRKERDNKRHRRKPITQTVMAFLECLNLRRSSSSSDAVKAKSRNEKEEEASHVKTTARSLNVASKRTRKPMVSSGKRGGVNKYDM, from the exons ATGCGTAAAGAGAGGGATAACAAAAGACATAGGCGCAAGCCCATCACTCAAACTGTGATGGCTTTCCTAGAGTGTCTGAATCTCAGacgatcatcttcttcttcagacgCAGTTAAAGCTAAATCAAGAAAT gagaaggaagaagaagcttcACATGTTAAAACTACAGCGAGGAGTCTCAACGTGGCAAGTAAACGGACAAGGAAACCGATGGTGAGCTCGGGGAAAAGAGGTGGAGTTAACAAGTACGACATGTAG